One segment of Falco rusticolus isolate bFalRus1 chromosome 3, bFalRus1.pri, whole genome shotgun sequence DNA contains the following:
- the SOCS6 gene encoding suppressor of cytokine signaling 6 gives MKKISLKTIRKSFNLNKSKDESDFVVVQQPSLSEFGKDDSLFGSCYGKDLASCEVNSEDEKGGKNRSKSESLMGTLKRRLSAKQKQKGKGSTPSVSSADDDTFSSSSAPITFKDVRAQRPLRSTSLRNHHYSPTPWPLRPTNSEETCIKMEVKVKALVHSSNPSPALNGVRKDFHDLQSDSVFQEQNNALKNTESQNGDLHLHIDEHVPVVIGLMPQDYIQYTVPLDEGMYPLEGSRSYCLDSSSPMEVSTVSSQVGGNAFHEEESQVDQDVVVAPDIFVDQTVNGLLIGTTGVMLQSSRVNHSDVPPLSPLLPPMQNNQIQRNFNGLNGTDAHVAESMRCHLNFDPNTAPGVGRVYDSVQNSGPMVVTSLTEELKKLAKQGWYWGPITRWEAEGKLANVPDGSFLVRDSSDDRYLLSLSFRSHGKTLHTRIEHSNGRFSFYEQPDVEGHTSIVDLIEHSIRDSENGAFCYSRSRLPGSATYPVRLTNPVSRFMQVRSLQYLCRFVIRQYTRIDLIQKLPLPNKMKDYLQEKHY, from the coding sequence atgaagaaaattagtCTCAAAACAATTCGCAAGTCCTTTAacttaaataaaagtaaagatGAAAGTGACTTTGTAGTGGTTCAGCAGCCATCGTTAAGTGAATTTGGAAAAGATGACTCCTTGTTTGGCAGCTGCTATGGTAAAGATTTGGCTAGCTGTGAAGTCAATAGTGAAGATGAAAAAGGCGGCAAAAATAGATCAAAAAGTGAAAGCTTAATGGGTACGTTAAAAAGGAGgctttcagcaaaacaaaaacagaaaggcaaaggcagcacaCCATCTGTAAGCTCTGCAGATGATGacaccttttcttcctcatctgctCCAATAACCTTCAAAGATGTGCGAGCTCAAAGACCTCTGAGATCCACCTCCCTCCGTAATCACCATTACAGTCCAACTCCATGGCCTCTTCGACCTACAAATTCAGAAGAGACTTGCATCAAAATGGAAGTGAAAGTGAAGGCCTTGGTCCATTCCTCTAATCCAAGCCCAGCACTGAATGGTGTTCGAAAGGACTTCCATGACTTGCAGTCAGACAGCGTGTTCCAGGAACAAaacaatgcattaaaaaatacgGAATCTCAGAATGGGGACTTGCATCTTCATATTGATGAACATGTGCCTGTAGTTATTGGATTAATGCCTCAGGACTACATTCAGTATACTGTGCCTTTAGATGAGGGAATGTATCCTTTGGAAGGATCACGTAGTTACTGTCTGGATAGTTCCTCACCCATGGAAGTTTCAACTGTTTCTTCTCAAGTGGGGGGGAATGCTTTCCATGAAGAAGAGAGCCAAGTGGATCAGGATGTAGTCGTTGCACCGGATATCTTTGTGGACCAGACAGTGAATGGCTTGTTGATTGGTACCACAGGGGTCATGTTGCAAAGCTCAAGAGTTAATCACAGCGATGTCCCTCCACTCTCGCCTTTGCTACCTCCAATGCAGAATAATCAAATCCAAAGGAACTTCAATGGATTAAATGGCACAGATGCCCATGTGGCTGAAAGTATGCGCTGCCATTTGAATTTTGATCCTAACACTGCCCCTGGAGTTGGAAGAGTTTATGATTCTGTTCAGAACAGTGGTCCTATGGTTGTGACAAGTCtcacagaagaactgaaaaaacttGCAAAACAAGGATGGTACTGGGGCCCCATTACACGttgggaggcagagggaaaatTAGCTAATGTGCCTGATGGCTCGTTTCTCGTTCGAGATAGTTCTGATGATCGTTATCTTTTAAGTTTGAGTTTTCGTTCCCATGGAAAAACTCTTCACACTAGAATTGAACACTCAAATGGTAGGTTTAGCTTTTATGAACAACCAGATGTGGAGGGACATACGTCTATAGTTGACTTAATTGAACATTCAATCAGGGACTCTGAAAATGGAGCTTTCTGCTATTCGAGATCCCGACTGCCTGGATCTGCAACTTACCCAGTGAGACTGACAAATCCAGTATCTCGGTTTATGCAGGTGCGTTCTTTACAATATCTGTGTCGTTTTGTTATACGTCAGTACACCAGAATAGACCTGATTCAGAAACTGCCTTTGCCAAACAAAATGAAGGATTATTTACAGGAAAAGCACTACTGA